In one Syntrophales bacterium genomic region, the following are encoded:
- a CDS encoding arginine decarboxylase, pyruvoyl-dependent, whose product MSVMVPKAVFFTKGVGTHKEELHSFELALRDAGIEKYNLVQVSSILPPGCKVISKEKGLKMLRPGAITYCVMSRCSSNEPRRLLVASIGCAIPADKKAYGYISEHHAFGQTEKQAGDYAEDLAAAMLASTLGIDFDLDESWDEKKKIFKISGKIVTTRNVTQSSIVKYNGYTTVIAAAVFVF is encoded by the coding sequence ATGAGTGTAATGGTTCCCAAAGCTGTTTTTTTCACTAAAGGTGTGGGCACACATAAAGAGGAGCTTCATTCCTTTGAACTAGCACTAAGGGATGCGGGAATCGAAAAGTATAACCTTGTTCAGGTGTCGAGTATACTTCCTCCTGGGTGCAAGGTTATCTCAAAGGAAAAGGGCCTCAAGATGTTGCGTCCCGGTGCCATAACGTACTGTGTGATGAGTCGGTGTAGTAGTAACGAACCGCGACGTTTGTTGGTTGCTTCCATAGGATGTGCCATACCTGCAGACAAAAAAGCTTATGGTTACATCAGCGAACACCATGCGTTTGGTCAGACGGAAAAGCAAGCAGGTGACTATGCCGAAGATCTCGCGGCAGCTATGCTAGCTTCCACATTGGGTATAGATTTTGACCTTGACGAAAGCTGGGACGAGAAAAAGAAAATATTTAAAATTAGTGGTAAAATAGTGACTACGCGAAATGTAACGCAATCGAGCATTGTAAAATACAATGGTTACACAACGGTGATCGCAGCTGCGGTGTTCGTTTTCTGA